In Paraburkholderia sprentiae WSM5005, a genomic segment contains:
- the rhmD gene encoding L-rhamnonate dehydratase: MAMPTIRHVRAFIVRGGGADYHDQAGGHWIDDHIATPMARYPEYRQSRQSFGINVLGTLVVEIEASDGTVGFAVTTGGEIGAFIVEKHLARFLEGQLVTDIEKMWDQMYFATLYYGRKGIVLNTISGVDLALWDLLAKVRKEPVYQLLGGPVRDELVFYATGARPDLAREMGFIGGKLPLQHGPAEGEDGLRQNLDKLADMRSRVGDDFWLMYDCWMSLDVRYATRLAQGAHEYGLKWVEECLPPDDYWGYAELRRNVPRGMMVSTGEHEATRWGFRMLLEMQCCDLIQPDVGWCGGITELVKISALADAHDVMVVPHGSSVYSYHFVVTRHNSPFAEFLMMAPKADEVVPMFNPLLLDEPVPVNGRMKVPDTPGFGVRLNPECALVRPYQH; this comes from the coding sequence ATGGCCATGCCTACCATCCGGCACGTGCGTGCCTTCATTGTTCGCGGCGGCGGCGCGGACTATCACGACCAGGCCGGCGGACACTGGATCGACGACCACATCGCGACGCCGATGGCGCGTTATCCCGAGTATCGCCAGAGCCGCCAGTCGTTCGGCATCAACGTACTCGGCACGCTGGTCGTCGAGATCGAAGCGAGCGACGGCACCGTGGGCTTCGCGGTGACGACCGGCGGCGAGATCGGCGCATTCATCGTCGAGAAGCATCTCGCGCGTTTTCTCGAAGGGCAGCTCGTGACCGACATCGAGAAGATGTGGGACCAGATGTACTTCGCGACGCTGTACTACGGGCGCAAGGGCATCGTGCTCAACACGATTTCCGGCGTCGATCTCGCGCTGTGGGATCTGCTCGCGAAGGTTCGCAAAGAGCCCGTGTATCAACTATTGGGCGGCCCAGTGCGCGACGAGCTGGTGTTCTACGCGACCGGCGCGCGCCCTGATCTCGCCAGGGAAATGGGCTTCATCGGCGGCAAGCTGCCGTTGCAGCACGGTCCCGCGGAAGGCGAAGACGGACTCAGGCAGAACCTCGACAAGCTCGCCGACATGCGTTCGCGCGTCGGCGACGATTTCTGGCTCATGTACGACTGCTGGATGAGCCTCGACGTGCGCTACGCGACGCGGCTCGCGCAAGGCGCGCACGAATACGGGCTCAAATGGGTCGAGGAATGCCTTCCGCCCGACGATTACTGGGGTTACGCCGAACTGCGCCGCAACGTGCCGCGCGGCATGATGGTGTCGACCGGCGAGCACGAGGCGACGCGCTGGGGCTTCCGGATGCTGCTTGAAATGCAGTGCTGCGATCTGATCCAGCCCGATGTCGGCTGGTGCGGCGGCATCACCGAGCTGGTCAAGATTTCGGCGCTCGCCGATGCGCACGATGTCATGGTGGTGCCGCATGGGTCGTCGGTGTACAGCTATCACTTCGTCGTCACCCGCCATAACTCGCCGTTCGCCGAGTTCCTGATGATGGCGCCGAAAGCCGATGAAGTCGTGCCGATGTTCAACCCGCTGCTGCTCGACGAGCCGGTGCCGGTGAACGGGCGCATGAAGGTGCCGGATACGCCGGGGTTTGGTGTGCGGCTCAATCCGGAATGTGCGCTGGTGCGGCCTTATCAGCACTGA
- a CDS encoding fatty acid desaturase, translating to MAIYLDDTQRYRIDRLAASRTWRTQWPTWVLIVAIYGGWFGVATHARLLGLPLTVALLAGFGAWYTSLQHELLHGRPTRSRLVNALLGFAPLAVWFPYHVYRESHLRHHDDAHLTEPGSDPESYFVSASEWQRAGTAMRALLVFRNSLIGRLLVGPAFSIAATGAQALGKIRDGDWGDVPAWLAHLAALVALTAWLRQVCAIPAWMFIVGAGYGSLALASVRSFHEHRLAQETAHRTVINEAGWLWRLLFLNNNYHLVHHDLPQVPWFALRAVYETSRQQYVGRSGGFLVRGYSEWLKLYAFASVAPPVYGDPSGLIQSNPCASDSFAGKLRVKTMVVVRRGEPREANLPATAERQTARQAL from the coding sequence ATGGCGATCTATCTCGACGACACCCAGCGCTACCGCATCGACCGTCTGGCCGCGAGCCGGACCTGGCGCACGCAATGGCCGACATGGGTGCTGATCGTCGCAATCTACGGTGGCTGGTTCGGCGTGGCCACGCACGCGCGTCTGCTGGGTCTGCCGCTGACGGTCGCGCTGCTGGCCGGATTCGGCGCATGGTACACGTCATTGCAGCACGAGCTGCTGCACGGTCGTCCGACGCGCTCGCGATTGGTCAACGCGCTGCTCGGTTTCGCGCCGCTCGCGGTGTGGTTTCCTTATCACGTGTATCGCGAGTCGCATCTGCGTCATCACGACGATGCGCACCTGACCGAGCCTGGCAGCGACCCTGAAAGTTATTTCGTCAGCGCATCGGAATGGCAACGCGCGGGCACCGCTATGCGTGCATTGCTGGTTTTCCGCAATAGCTTGATCGGTAGATTGCTGGTCGGGCCAGCGTTTTCGATCGCCGCGACCGGTGCGCAAGCGCTCGGCAAGATTCGCGACGGCGATTGGGGCGACGTGCCCGCATGGCTCGCGCATCTGGCCGCGCTGGTTGCGCTCACTGCGTGGTTGCGGCAGGTATGCGCAATACCGGCGTGGATGTTTATCGTCGGTGCCGGGTATGGCTCGCTCGCGCTTGCATCGGTGCGTTCCTTTCATGAGCATCGGCTCGCGCAGGAAACCGCGCACCGCACGGTCATCAATGAAGCGGGATGGTTGTGGCGATTGCTGTTTCTGAACAACAACTATCATCTGGTTCATCATGACTTGCCGCAGGTGCCGTGGTTTGCACTCCGGGCGGTTTATGAAACGTCCCGCCAGCAATACGTGGGACGCTCCGGAGGCTTTCTGGTACGGGGTTACAGCGAATGGCTGAAACTTTATGCGTTCGCTTCGGTTGCGCCTCCGGTTTATGGGGATCCGTCCGGTTTGATCCAGAGTAATCCGTGTGCTTCCGACAGTTTTGCGGGTAAATTGCGGGTAAAAACCATGGTAGTTGTCCGTCGAGGAGAGCCCCGTGAAGCTAACCTACCCGCTACTGCTGAACGCCAAACCGCACGACAAGCCCTATAA
- a CDS encoding tyrosine-type recombinase/integrase, with amino-acid sequence MAVRLRQHLDAIFRRAIIRGRADANPVAALKVSDVVTLPPTRHNRALEADELKRLPDSLSIVGTALTRLAMRLLLLTSVRTIELRGATWKEIDLKSAMWAIPGERMKMGHPHIVPLSTQAIEILKEIQGITRTTAADDYLFPNVKDKSCPMAPTTINAALVRAGLNDERLFRAHGARGTFSTWAHEQGFAPLAVERQLAHVEKNRVSREQKMMRDWGDYLESMSG; translated from the coding sequence ATTGCAGTTCGTCTGCGTCAGCACCTTGACGCGATATTCAGGCGGGCGATTATCAGGGGGCGGGCCGACGCAAATCCTGTTGCGGCGCTCAAAGTGTCGGACGTGGTGACGCTCCCTCCTACGCGCCACAATCGAGCGCTGGAGGCCGATGAACTCAAACGCTTGCCGGATTCATTGTCGATCGTGGGAACGGCGCTCACACGTTTGGCAATGCGTCTGCTGTTGCTTACCTCCGTGCGAACTATCGAATTGCGGGGCGCGACGTGGAAGGAGATAGATCTGAAATCTGCGATGTGGGCCATTCCTGGCGAGCGCATGAAAATGGGGCATCCACACATCGTCCCACTGAGTACTCAGGCAATTGAAATTTTGAAAGAAATTCAGGGAATCACTAGAACGACAGCCGCTGACGACTACCTATTCCCAAATGTCAAAGACAAATCGTGCCCCATGGCGCCTACCACAATCAATGCAGCGCTTGTCCGCGCTGGGCTCAATGACGAACGGCTATTCAGGGCGCACGGCGCACGCGGTACGTTTAGCACATGGGCGCACGAACAGGGATTTGCTCCACTGGCGGTTGAACGTCAGTTGGCCCACGTCGAGAAGAACCGGGTGAGCAGAGAACAGAAAATGATGCGGGATTGGGGCGACTATCTCGAGAGCATGAGCGGTTGA
- a CDS encoding H-NS histone family protein, protein MDERKRDSMIAYLRHRMEEFGIRPEDLAAALATESLAKKAARYRNATGDSWDGNGEMPQWLKQAISAGQSIEHFELAAKPPPAPQPKKQVDWSNDPFAGTPLGRPSNR, encoded by the coding sequence ATGGACGAAAGGAAGCGAGATAGCATGATTGCGTATCTCCGCCATCGTATGGAAGAGTTTGGTATCAGACCTGAAGACCTTGCCGCGGCGCTGGCGACCGAGTCATTGGCCAAAAAGGCGGCGCGCTATCGCAATGCGACCGGAGACAGTTGGGACGGCAACGGCGAAATGCCGCAATGGTTGAAGCAGGCCATTAGCGCCGGCCAAAGCATCGAGCATTTCGAATTGGCCGCAAAACCGCCGCCCGCACCCCAGCCGAAAAAGCAGGTGGACTGGTCGAATGACCCGTTCGCCGGCACACCGCTCGGGCGCCCCAGCAATCGCTAG
- a CDS encoding NADPH-dependent FMN reductase yields the protein MSRSDHRPPPLVVGIGGTTRAISSTECALALALRGAEAAGAHTRLFGGTFLHSLPHYAPEQPARTDEQLQLIEAVRRADAVIIATPGYHGGVSGLVKNALDTLEELRADERPYLDGRAVGCIVTAYGWQATGSVLTSLRSIVHALRGWPTPFGAGINTLETRFDSADSCSDPKVVEQLATVGQQTATFALAFDAQRAHGAPAAASRSAASLASARSTTTPVAADTRPTRVLHAV from the coding sequence TTGAGCAGATCCGATCATCGCCCCCCGCCGCTCGTCGTCGGTATCGGCGGCACGACGCGCGCGATTTCGTCGACCGAGTGCGCGCTCGCCTTGGCGCTGCGCGGCGCCGAAGCCGCGGGCGCGCATACCCGCCTGTTCGGCGGCACTTTTCTGCATAGCCTGCCGCATTACGCGCCGGAACAGCCGGCGCGCACCGACGAACAACTGCAGCTGATCGAGGCCGTGCGGCGCGCGGACGCGGTGATCATCGCGACACCCGGTTATCACGGCGGCGTGTCCGGGCTCGTGAAAAACGCGCTCGACACGCTCGAGGAACTGCGCGCCGACGAGCGCCCGTATCTGGATGGCCGCGCGGTGGGCTGCATCGTCACCGCCTACGGCTGGCAGGCAACGGGCTCCGTGCTGACATCGCTGCGCTCGATCGTGCACGCGCTGCGTGGCTGGCCGACGCCGTTCGGTGCCGGCATCAATACGCTGGAGACGCGCTTCGACAGCGCGGACAGTTGCTCCGATCCGAAGGTGGTCGAGCAACTCGCGACCGTCGGCCAGCAGACCGCGACGTTCGCGCTCGCGTTCGACGCGCAGCGTGCGCATGGCGCGCCCGCCGCGGCGAGCCGTTCAGCGGCGAGCCTGGCCTCCGCACGCAGCACCACCACCCCCGTCGCCGCCGACACCCGTCCCACCCGCGTTCTGCACGCGGTCTGA
- a CDS encoding arsenate reductase/protein-tyrosine-phosphatase family protein: MSRKYKVLFLCRDNSIRSIIAEALLRELAGHRFDAFSAGPEPAARLHPLAVAQLRPGISGRAVLSPKSWLEFTGEWAPRMDTVIALDEFVGGLHAPVFPGGPAFVYWAIADPLAGGHGSADEQARLFDKTFWQIVRQVSALIELPQYAQPASNHANIADAANAIDAGNTVNAANAVNGASGGAKPVRGTAAHFEVAASVSAPSSAAACT; the protein is encoded by the coding sequence GTGTCCAGAAAATATAAGGTGTTGTTTCTCTGCCGCGATAATTCGATCCGCAGCATCATTGCCGAAGCTTTACTGCGCGAACTGGCGGGGCACCGGTTCGACGCGTTCAGCGCGGGCCCTGAACCGGCCGCGCGCCTTCATCCACTCGCGGTCGCGCAATTGCGGCCCGGCATTTCCGGGCGCGCGGTGCTGAGCCCTAAAAGCTGGCTGGAATTCACCGGCGAATGGGCGCCGCGCATGGATACCGTGATCGCGCTCGACGAATTCGTCGGCGGACTGCATGCGCCGGTATTTCCGGGCGGGCCGGCGTTCGTCTATTGGGCCATTGCCGATCCGCTCGCGGGCGGCCACGGATCCGCTGACGAGCAGGCCCGTCTTTTCGACAAGACTTTCTGGCAAATTGTGCGGCAGGTCAGCGCGTTGATCGAGCTGCCGCAATATGCGCAGCCTGCGTCGAATCACGCAAATATCGCCGATGCGGCGAATGCGATCGATGCGGGAAATACGGTGAATGCCGCGAATGCGGTGAATGGGGCAAGCGGTGGCGCAAAACCGGTGCGTGGCACGGCGGCTCATTTCGAAGTCGCAGCCAGTGTTTCCGCGCCTTCGAGCGCGGCGGCCTGCACCTAG
- a CDS encoding CDP-diacylglycerol diphosphatase, producing the protein MTKPATALSTRGLARRVVHLATVVAVAFASSACARLATVDSNALWKIVDVRCVPSQQATGTPGQCTVVDLDKRYVVLKDILGRSQFLLMPTDRITGIESPLVVAPDARDYWSDAWDSRHYVQQAVKRALPDDQLGLEINSEYRRSQNQLHIHIDCMQREVSATLANHANDTPGRWRWDTLDGERYRIMRVSSLSGADDPFKIVARDHPDPATMATQTILVTGAGPSAARDGWLIINSGIDVEGGSGTAEGLLDHACRVADDH; encoded by the coding sequence ATGACGAAACCCGCCACCGCCCTCTCGACTCGCGGCCTCGCGCGCCGCGTCGTTCACCTGGCCACCGTTGTCGCGGTCGCTTTTGCCTCAAGCGCCTGCGCACGTCTTGCGACGGTCGATTCCAACGCGCTGTGGAAGATCGTCGACGTCCGCTGCGTGCCATCGCAGCAGGCCACCGGCACGCCGGGTCAATGCACGGTCGTCGATCTCGACAAACGCTACGTCGTCCTGAAGGACATTCTTGGCCGCTCGCAGTTTTTGTTGATGCCGACCGATCGCATCACAGGCATCGAAAGTCCGTTGGTTGTCGCGCCCGATGCCAGGGACTATTGGAGCGACGCGTGGGATTCGCGCCATTACGTACAGCAAGCGGTCAAACGCGCGTTGCCGGACGATCAGCTCGGCCTCGAAATCAACTCCGAATATCGTCGCTCGCAAAACCAGTTGCATATCCACATCGACTGCATGCAACGTGAAGTCAGCGCCACGCTCGCGAATCATGCCAACGACACGCCCGGACGATGGCGCTGGGACACCCTCGATGGCGAGCGCTACAGGATCATGCGCGTGAGCTCGCTGAGCGGCGCCGACGACCCGTTCAAAATCGTCGCGCGCGACCATCCCGACCCGGCGACGATGGCCACGCAAACGATCCTCGTCACCGGTGCGGGACCGTCCGCGGCTCGGGATGGCTGGCTGATCATCAACAGCGGCATCGACGTCGAGGGTGGCAGCGGCACGGCCGAAGGGCTGCTCGATCACGCGTGCCGCGTGGCGGACGATCATTGA
- a CDS encoding J domain-containing protein translates to MATLYDTLGVPAHATDDEIKRAYRKAAMKWHPDRNHGAEDVARAAFQEIRDAYAILSDAEQRKVYDTVYAEQMREWEAQHTRRQRAQAKREAAARAADEAAYAEMVSIAIRFADEGHNRDVLFGVLLGRQCEPRRAAQIADSVAALQAARRDEANAAQNDQRASQSASQSANTAQTAQGGAGEAERAKTAQEASAAGQTAGHDTPHAKRMGHGKRDESGSDMHPAGALGNLWFQFLNSLKF, encoded by the coding sequence ATGGCAACCCTGTATGACACGCTCGGCGTGCCCGCGCATGCCACCGACGACGAAATCAAGCGGGCCTACCGGAAAGCCGCGATGAAGTGGCATCCGGACCGCAACCACGGTGCCGAGGATGTGGCGCGCGCGGCGTTCCAGGAAATCAGGGATGCGTATGCGATCCTGTCCGACGCCGAGCAGCGCAAGGTCTACGACACGGTCTACGCTGAACAGATGCGCGAGTGGGAGGCGCAGCACACGCGCCGGCAACGCGCGCAGGCGAAGCGCGAGGCGGCGGCGCGCGCGGCCGACGAAGCCGCGTATGCGGAGATGGTATCGATCGCGATCCGCTTCGCCGACGAGGGCCACAATCGTGACGTGCTGTTCGGCGTGCTGCTCGGGCGGCAATGCGAGCCACGGCGCGCCGCGCAGATCGCCGACAGCGTCGCGGCGTTGCAGGCGGCGCGCCGCGACGAGGCGAACGCCGCGCAAAACGATCAGCGCGCGAGTCAGAGCGCGAGTCAGAGCGCGAACACCGCGCAAACGGCGCAAGGGGGGGCGGGCGAAGCCGAACGGGCGAAAACCGCGCAAGAAGCCAGCGCGGCCGGTCAAACCGCCGGTCACGACACGCCGCACGCGAAACGCATGGGCCACGGGAAGCGCGACGAATCCGGCAGTGACATGCATCCGGCAGGCGCGCTCGGCAACCTGTGGTTCCAGTTCCTCAATAGCCTGAAGTTCTGA
- a CDS encoding SDR family NAD(P)-dependent oxidoreductase yields the protein MLLKDKVVIVTGGSRGIGRAIAVACAREGADVAINYWGDNDASYGRRSAVAEVVGDIEALGRRVIAVEGDVAARDTGQELVRRTVDAFGKLDVLASNAGICPFHAFLDMPADVLESTVAVNLNGAFFVTQAAAQQMKKQGTGGAIVATSSISALVGGGMQTHYTPTKAGVHSLMQSCAVALGPFGIRCNSVMPGTIATDLNAEDLADEAKKAYFEKRIPLGRLGHPDDVADCVVFLASDRARYVTGAALLVDGGLFVNLQ from the coding sequence GTGCTGCTCAAGGACAAAGTCGTGATCGTCACCGGCGGCTCGCGCGGTATCGGACGCGCGATCGCGGTGGCCTGCGCCCGCGAAGGCGCGGACGTGGCGATCAACTACTGGGGCGACAACGACGCATCGTATGGCCGCCGCTCGGCGGTCGCGGAAGTGGTCGGCGACATCGAGGCGTTGGGCCGGCGCGTGATCGCGGTGGAGGGCGACGTCGCGGCGCGCGACACCGGTCAGGAGCTGGTGCGCCGTACCGTTGACGCGTTCGGCAAGCTCGACGTGCTGGCGAGCAATGCCGGCATCTGCCCGTTCCACGCGTTTCTCGACATGCCGGCGGACGTGCTCGAATCGACGGTCGCGGTCAATCTGAACGGTGCGTTCTTCGTGACCCAGGCCGCCGCGCAGCAGATGAAAAAGCAGGGCACCGGCGGCGCGATCGTCGCGACGAGTTCGATCAGCGCGTTGGTGGGTGGCGGCATGCAAACGCATTACACCCCCACCAAGGCCGGCGTGCATTCGCTGATGCAGTCGTGCGCGGTAGCGTTGGGGCCGTTCGGCATCCGCTGCAACTCGGTGATGCCGGGCACGATCGCCACCGATCTGAACGCCGAAGATCTCGCGGATGAAGCGAAGAAGGCTTACTTCGAGAAGCGCATTCCGCTCGGCCGCCTCGGGCACCCCGACGACGTCGCCGATTGCGTCGTGTTTCTCGCGTCGGACCGCGCGCGCTATGTGACCGGCGCCGCATTGCTCGTCGACGGCGGCCTGTTCGTGAATCTGCAATAA
- a CDS encoding SDR family NAD(P)-dependent oxidoreductase: MNRIDLEGRAVVITGGARGIGYAVAQRALRSGASVALWDVDSERLAHSQRELGELGKVSTVTVELTDDAAVQQATAQTVAAHGSIDVLINCAGITGGNGATWELAPEMWRRVIDVNLIGPYLTCRSVVPQMLKQGYGRIVNIASVAGKEGNPNASHYSASKAGLIGLTKSLGKELATRNILVNAVTPAAARTEIFDSMSQQHIDYMLSKIPMNRFLLPEEAASLILWLSSEDCAFSTGSVFDLSGGRATY; the protein is encoded by the coding sequence ATGAATCGGATCGATCTGGAGGGGCGCGCGGTCGTCATTACCGGCGGCGCGCGCGGCATCGGCTACGCGGTCGCGCAGCGGGCGTTGCGCTCGGGCGCGTCGGTTGCGTTGTGGGACGTCGATAGCGAACGCCTCGCGCACAGCCAGCGCGAGCTGGGCGAACTCGGCAAGGTCAGCACCGTCACGGTCGAGCTGACCGACGACGCCGCGGTCCAGCAGGCCACCGCGCAAACGGTCGCCGCGCACGGCTCGATCGACGTGCTGATCAACTGCGCGGGCATCACCGGCGGCAACGGCGCGACGTGGGAACTCGCGCCCGAGATGTGGCGCCGCGTGATCGACGTGAACCTGATCGGTCCGTACCTGACCTGCCGCTCGGTCGTGCCGCAGATGCTGAAGCAGGGCTATGGACGCATCGTCAACATCGCGTCGGTGGCCGGCAAGGAGGGCAATCCGAATGCTTCGCACTACAGCGCATCAAAAGCGGGGTTGATCGGGCTTACCAAGTCGCTCGGCAAGGAACTCGCGACCAGGAACATTCTGGTCAATGCGGTCACGCCGGCCGCGGCCAGGACCGAGATCTTCGATTCGATGTCGCAGCAGCACATCGACTACATGCTCTCCAAGATTCCGATGAACCGTTTTCTGTTGCCGGAAGAAGCGGCGTCGCTGATCCTGTGGCTGTCTTCCGAAGACTGCGCGTTCAGCACCGGCTCGGTGTTCGACCTGTCCGGCGGCCGCGCCACCTACTGA
- a CDS encoding tyrosine-type recombinase/integrase — protein MKLTYPLLLNAKPHDKPYKIRDRDSMYLRVSVSGSKVWKFDYRLDGKDCSYTLGRFPDLSISDARQRRNDAAKLVASRIHAKAYEQQLQLQTITHHKNTFWAVCEDWIEDNRDRWSEYYCGQAIRFLSRYVKDSPLGKMPVRDIKVAHVYDLLQSIAKRKTLLGDERKTGVLLILQFVCVSTLTRYSGGRLSGGGPTQILLRRSKCRTW, from the coding sequence GTGAAGCTAACCTACCCGCTACTGCTGAACGCCAAACCGCACGACAAGCCCTATAAGATCCGTGATCGTGACTCCATGTATCTGCGGGTGTCGGTCTCGGGTTCGAAGGTATGGAAATTTGACTACCGACTGGATGGCAAGGACTGCAGCTATACCCTTGGGCGATTCCCTGACCTGTCGATAAGCGACGCCCGCCAACGTCGCAACGATGCGGCCAAGCTGGTGGCGTCCCGCATCCACGCCAAGGCCTATGAGCAGCAATTGCAACTGCAGACGATCACACACCACAAAAATACCTTTTGGGCCGTCTGCGAGGACTGGATTGAAGACAACCGCGACAGGTGGAGCGAGTACTACTGCGGGCAGGCCATACGCTTTCTCTCGCGCTACGTGAAAGATTCGCCACTCGGGAAGATGCCAGTACGAGATATCAAGGTGGCTCACGTCTACGATCTGCTGCAATCGATTGCAAAGCGCAAAACCCTTTTAGGTGATGAACGCAAGACCGGGGTGCTCCTCATATTGCAGTTCGTCTGCGTCAGCACCTTGACGCGATATTCAGGCGGGCGATTATCAGGGGGCGGGCCGACGCAAATCCTGTTGCGGCGCTCAAAGTGTCGGACGTGGTGA
- the iaaH gene encoding indoleacetamide hydrolase produces the protein MTWTVDAQLALSATQAVEALRSGRLKAADYVATLLARAAALTHLNALTTLDFDGALAAAQRIDALTAADRARLPLAGLPIVVKDNINTAGLPTSAGTPALAGFVPKTHARSVQCLVDAGAIVLGKANMHELAFGITSTNLAAHAGPVRNPYDPSLMPGGSSGGTAVAIAARIAPAGLGTDTGGSTRIPAALTGTAGLRPSVGNGGAERRYHDPHAVVPISHTRDTVGPMARSVADLALLDGVITGDRALPAIALDGLRIGLPAPLWDALERQVEDVARAALQKLEAAGVTFVPVAMNELEHLNGMVGGPLAIHEARDDVLAWLVANQAPVQTVAELAARIASPDVRAIYADVLADVLGSHYPAALNYWRPRLQSYFAATFADAGLDALLFPTTRLVAVPIDDLNGSSTVTIDGGPPIDTMEAFLRNTDPASTAGIPGLSLPAGISASGLPVGLELDGSLGSDRRLLAIGVAFEQVLGPLPAPVL, from the coding sequence ATGACATGGACCGTCGACGCACAACTCGCGCTCAGCGCGACACAGGCGGTCGAGGCGCTACGATCCGGCCGCCTCAAAGCCGCCGACTACGTGGCCACCTTGCTCGCGCGCGCCGCCGCGCTCACGCATTTGAACGCGCTCACCACGCTCGACTTCGACGGCGCGCTCGCCGCCGCGCAGCGCATCGACGCATTGACGGCGGCCGACCGCGCGCGCCTGCCGCTCGCCGGCTTGCCGATCGTCGTCAAGGACAACATCAATACCGCGGGCCTGCCGACCTCGGCCGGCACGCCGGCGCTCGCGGGCTTCGTGCCGAAGACCCATGCGCGATCGGTGCAATGCCTCGTCGATGCGGGCGCGATCGTGCTCGGCAAGGCCAACATGCATGAACTCGCATTCGGTATCACGAGCACGAACCTCGCCGCGCACGCGGGGCCGGTGCGCAACCCGTACGATCCGTCGCTGATGCCGGGCGGCTCGTCGGGCGGCACCGCGGTGGCGATCGCCGCGCGCATTGCGCCAGCGGGACTCGGCACCGACACCGGCGGCTCGACCCGCATCCCCGCCGCGCTGACCGGCACCGCGGGCTTGCGTCCGTCGGTCGGCAACGGCGGCGCCGAGCGGCGCTATCACGACCCGCACGCGGTCGTGCCGATCAGCCATACCCGCGACACCGTTGGGCCGATGGCGCGCAGCGTCGCCGATCTGGCGCTGCTCGACGGCGTGATCACCGGCGATCGCGCATTGCCCGCGATCGCGCTCGATGGCTTGCGCATCGGCTTGCCCGCGCCACTGTGGGACGCTCTCGAGCGACAGGTCGAGGACGTCGCGCGCGCTGCGTTGCAGAAGCTCGAAGCGGCGGGCGTCACGTTCGTACCGGTCGCGATGAATGAGTTGGAGCATCTGAACGGGATGGTCGGTGGCCCGCTCGCCATTCACGAAGCGCGCGACGACGTGCTCGCGTGGCTGGTCGCGAATCAGGCGCCGGTGCAAACCGTCGCCGAACTGGCCGCGCGCATCGCGAGCCCGGACGTGCGCGCGATCTACGCCGACGTGCTCGCCGACGTGCTCGGCTCGCACTACCCGGCGGCGCTCAATTACTGGCGGCCGCGGCTGCAAAGCTACTTCGCCGCGACGTTCGCGGATGCCGGTCTCGACGCGTTGCTGTTTCCGACTACGCGGCTCGTCGCGGTACCGATCGACGATCTGAACGGTTCGTCGACGGTCACGATCGACGGCGGTCCACCGATCGATACGATGGAAGCGTTCCTGCGTAATACCGACCCGGCCAGCACGGCCGGCATACCGGGGCTGTCGCTGCCGGCGGGTATCAGCGCGAGCGGCCTGCCCGTCGGCCTCGAACTGGACGGATCGCTCGGCTCGGACAGACGGCTGCTGGCCATCGGTGTCGCATTCGAACAGGTGCTCGGGCCGTTGCCGGCGCCGGTGCTTTGA